In the genome of Gloeotrichia echinulata CP02, one region contains:
- a CDS encoding M23 family metallopeptidase: MSCPYRLVFLCSLIGAVGLLSTPPNTKSANAAGSCPIPALSRFRRHIVAGGETLESIAQRYNLMPATIISMNPVVKNGKVSVGSILQIPPYNGIVVEVPRGQTWRQVAAKYKIRADALFEVNGCQKDPRVVFVPGGNRSLNRPVTQPPTPTTPPSNFTGYPLPEVATVALAYGWQINPATGDVFFHSGVDLLATVGTSVQAIAPGTVAFANEQGSYGKLVIINHSGGLQSRYAHLDSIKVTVGQQVNTGDLLGTVGTTGQPTSTQPHLHFEVRASSSIGWVAQDPKGYLRN; this comes from the coding sequence ATCGGCGCCGTGGGGCTATTATCAACACCTCCAAACACAAAAAGCGCGAACGCTGCTGGGAGTTGTCCGATTCCAGCCCTATCTCGCTTCCGGCGTCATATAGTTGCTGGTGGCGAAACTTTGGAGAGTATAGCCCAACGCTACAATCTCATGCCTGCGACTATTATTAGTATGAATCCAGTAGTAAAAAATGGTAAAGTAAGCGTTGGCAGCATACTTCAAATTCCTCCCTACAATGGGATTGTCGTAGAAGTTCCTCGCGGTCAAACCTGGCGACAAGTAGCAGCAAAGTACAAAATCCGTGCCGATGCGCTGTTTGAAGTGAATGGCTGTCAAAAAGACCCTAGAGTTGTGTTTGTTCCGGGAGGAAATCGCTCCCTCAATCGTCCTGTAACTCAGCCCCCCACCCCTACTACTCCCCCTAGTAACTTCACTGGCTATCCCTTACCAGAAGTTGCTACTGTGGCGTTAGCTTATGGCTGGCAAATTAATCCCGCTACAGGTGATGTGTTTTTCCATAGCGGGGTAGATTTATTAGCAACAGTGGGAACTTCTGTACAAGCGATCGCACCGGGAACTGTCGCTTTTGCCAATGAACAGGGTAGTTATGGCAAATTGGTAATTATTAACCACAGTGGTGGACTGCAAAGCCGCTACGCCCATCTTGACAGTATCAAAGTTACTGTTGGTCAGCAAGTCAATACCGGAGATTTGTTAGGGACTGTTGGCACCACTGGACAACCTACTTCCACTCAACCCCATCTACATTTTGAAGTGCGTGCTAGTTCTTCTATCGGTTGGGTGGCGCAAGATCCCAAGGGTTATTTAAGAAATTAG